A stretch of Malus sylvestris chromosome 11, drMalSylv7.2, whole genome shotgun sequence DNA encodes these proteins:
- the LOC126589783 gene encoding uncharacterized protein LOC126589783 isoform X2 has protein sequence MDPRKCTLSGGVTSLAMAPSSILNKLNEKAQFEKEERDTGHAIEAGVDIDIREVYFLIMHFLSLGPCQRTFEQFGNDLLEHQLLPRRYHAWFSRSGIGSDNSNEDATSFPLSYSNLVERYPHIERDHLVKLLKKLLLSIATPLHGKVGRSALNAADVPTLLGTGSFSLLDGDRNKENKRVKPLPAHLRWPYMQADQVHGLNLREIGGGFTKHHRAPSIRSACYAIAKPSTMVQKMNNKKKLRGHRNAVYCAIFDRSGRYVITGADDRLVKIWSMETALCLASCRGHEGDITDLAVSSNNALVASASNDFSIRVWRLPDGFPISVLQGHTGAVTAIAFSPRLSAVYQLLSSSDDGTCRIWDARSSPCPLRVYMPKPPETSTGKSNAFAITGSSSSNGPQSHQILCCAYNANGTVFVTGSSDTFARVWNALKSNTDNSEQPIHEMDVLAGHENDVNYVQFSGCVIPSKSSFSDSVKEETNGKFKNSWFCHNNIVTCSRDGSAIIWVPRSHKIHGKVGRWTRAYHLKVPPPPLPPQPPRGGPRQRFLPTPRGVNMIVWSLDNRFVLAAIMDCRICVWNAVDGSLVHSLTGHTASSYVLDVHPFNPRIAMSAGYDGQTIVWDIWEGVPIKIYELGHIKLVDGKFSADGTSIVLSDDVGQVYLINTGEGESQKDAEYDQFFLGDYRPLARDEFGYLIDQETQLSTYRRNLQDPLCDSSMIPYPEPYQSTYQQRRLGALGMEWRPSSMKFSVGVDINTGQDYMMPPLPDLERMIEPLPDFIDAMLWEPENEVVSEDTDSEYNVTDENSSEGEKGNISTSSSSDPDCSEEDGEAGCSHKDSLRRSRRKRPKVESFERHVKKRRVGEHDRVISGINRTKIKKGGRKVSKLKSSKAKTLRPQRVAARNARTVFSQNPGTSTEGEADDWEDDSSNSESLQQEFHTQSSDVDFQIMQRKHTKEEPSLHEFGNISQPLVVSSSQSNVRRMPKLVFKIKKQEAPEDVKLKDNNQADFVSPSSRCQDATPDNQIINSPVDPDSSSANLVDLNFSRNLLDNDLTDTGKTEKNGNSLEASASYQDSRVRLGEVKVRTPKHKRSVDPIPIDVATGSLANFNAHIEEMNNVHRVEERTGTRAFEDLDGLRSRELSHTDEALVSSSFDSSALGEHKQKGIEGSLEIQELGRRKHSGESRNNASLKFPAENLTSSRDLIPDDSSSMDPNSDLGVLKVGEGAGRSTSLKFVCKHRINSEGSGGKVEEYATNINDHHDSGMDLPAAATNAIRGTRTLKIKETSWKVDSMSHSPKLRWGHQTVGTSEDAEDSSAKLCKEIHQRPRSTRGRQGGSCTDYGQSSSTRSMLVNPAGKLPWLMLSKHEDGYRYIPQLGDEVVYLRQGHQEYLKLVNNSEEGPWESIKENIKVAEVCKVESLEYASLPGSGESCCKIKLKFVDPSSAIFGKALKLTLPEIDFNDFIVEKTWYDASIRRNWTTREECAVWWRDSISDGGGTWWVGQIIRCQPKSHEFPDSPWLRYEVRYENDDETHLHCPWELREPSIVDDPSSCEQPHIDSESKEKLLRNFYKLQQKDFQTIQQLNQAVQKADFCNSFPVQLYPELIQSRLENDYYRSLEAVKHDITVMLTNAQYYFKRNELQARIRHISKRFKKKLSKL, from the exons ATGGATCCTCGGAAGTGTACTTTGTCTGGTGGTGTAACTTCTCTTGCCATGGCACCTTCAAGCATTTTAAATAAGTTGAATGAGAAGGCTCAGTTTGAAAAAGAAGAGAGGGATACAGGTCATGCTATCGAGGCTGGAGTCGATATAGACATTAGAGAGGTTTATTTTTTGATTATGCACTTTCTGTCACTTGGGCCATGTCAGAGGACTTTCGAACAGTTTGGGAATGATCTTCTGGAACATCAGCTTCTACCTAGAAGGTATCATGCTTGGTTTTCAAGGAGCGGAATAGGAAGTGACAATAGTAATGAGGATGCTACCTCTTTCCCATTGAGTTACAGCAACTTGGTTGAAAG GTATCCTCATATAGAGAGAGATCACTTGGTAAAGCTTCTAAAGAAACTGCTACTGAGTATAGCCACTCCATTGCATGGCAAGGTTGGAAGAAGTGCTCTGAATGCAGCTGATGTCCCTACATTACTGGGAACTGGTTCCTTCTCGCTTCTGGATG GTGATAGGAATAAGGAAAATAAGAGAGTTAAGCCCCTGCCAGCTCACCTGCGTTGGCCTTACATGCAGGCTGATCAAGTTCATGGGCTTAATTTAAGGGAAATTGGAGGAGGTTTCACAAAGCATCATCGAGCTCCATCCATTCGCTCTGCGTGTTATGCGATTGCTAAACCATCAACTATGGTGCAGAAGATGAACAACAAAAAGAAGCTACGGGGGCACCGTAATGCTGTTTACTGTG CCATTTTCGATCGGTCTGGGAGATATGTTATCACGGGTGCAGATGATCGGCTTGTGAAGATTTGGTCAATGGAAACTGCACTTTGCTTGGCTAGCTGTCGTGGACATGAA GGAGACATTACTGACTTGGCTGTAAGTTCGAACAATGCTTTGGTGGCATCTGCTTCAAATGACTTTTCCATTCGAGTT TGGCGTTTGCCAGATGGATTTCCAATTTCAGTTCTTCAGGGGCATACTGGAGCTGTGACTGCTATTGCATTTAGTCCCAGGCTTAGTGCTGTTTACCAGCTTTTATC GTCATCAGATGATGGGACTTGTCGAATATGGGATGCTAGGTCCTCCCCGTGCCCACTGCGAGTATACATGCCAAAACCTCCAGAGACTTCAACTG GGAAGAGCAATGCTTTTGCAATCACTGGATCCTCCTCGAGCAATGGTCCACAGAGCCATCAAATACTTTGTTGTGCTTACAACGCCAATGGAACTGTTTTTGTCACGGGTAGCTCTGACACTTTTGCAAGG GTCTGGAATGCTTTAAAATCTAATACTGATAACTCAGAACAACCAATACATGAGATGGATGTACTGGCTGGCCATGAGAATGACGTAAATTATGTTCAGTTCAG TGGTTGTGTCATTCCTTCAAAGTCTTCATTTTCTGACTCTGTCAAGGAGGAGACTAATGGGAAGTTCAAAAATTCCTG GTTTTGTCACAACAACATAGTTACCTGCTCTCGTGATGGCAGTGCCATTATATGGGTTCCAAGATCACACAAAATCCAT GGGAAAGTTGGACGTTGGACACGTGCATATCATCTAAAAGTTCCACCTCCCCCACTTCCTCCTCAGCCTCCTCGAGGAGGTCCACGTCAGAGATTTCTTCCCACCCCTCGTGGTGTTAACATGATTGTGTGGAGCCTGGATAACCGCTTTGTGCTTGCAGCTATCATGG ATTGCAGAATTTGTGTTTGGAATGCTGTTGATGGTAGCTTAGTACATTCTTTAACCGGTCACACTGCATCG tcttatgttttggatgtgcaTCCCTTCAATCCTCGAATTGCTATGAGTGCTGGGTATGATGGGCAAACAATAGTTTGGGAT ATATGGGAGGGCGTGCCTATTAAGATATACGAACTTGGACATATAAAATTGGTTGATGGGAAGTTTTCGGC GGATGGTACATCAATAGTACTTTCAGATGACGTTGGCCAAGTATATTTAATAAATACAGGAGAAGGCGAGTCTCAAAAAGATGCTGAATATGATCAG TTCTTCCTTGGGGATTATCGCCCCCTTGCACGGGATGAGTTTGGATACCTGATTGATCAG GAGACACAACTTTCCACTTACCGAAGGAATCTTCAAGATCCTCTATGTGATTCAA GTATGATACCATACCCAGAACCTTATCAGAGTACATACCAGCAACGACGACTTGGTGCTCTGGGCATGGAATGGCGTCCATCATCCATGAAATTTTCTGTTGGTGTGGACATCAATACTGGCCAGGATTATATGATGCCTCCTTTGCCAGATCTGGAAAGAATGATTGAACCACTACCAGATTTTATTGATGCCATGTTGTGGGAACCAGAAAATGAGGTTGTGAGTGAAGATACTGATTCGGAGTATAATGTTACTGATGAAAATTCCAGTGAAGGGGAGAAAGGAAATATTAGCACCAGTTCTTCTAGTGATCCAGACTGCAGCGAAGAAGACGGTGAAGCTGGATGCAGTCATAAGGACAGCCTTCGTCGATCAAGGAGAAAAAGACCAAAG GTTGAGTCTTTCGAGAGGCATGTCAAGAAAAGGAGAGTGGGTGAGCATGATCGCGTTATATCTGGGATTAAcagaactaaaataaaaaaaggtggCCGGAAAGTTTCGAAGTTGAAGTCTTCTAAAGCAAAGACATTGAGACCCCAGCGAGTGGCAGCACGCAATGCTCGAACTGTGTTTTCTCAGAACCCTGGGACATCCACAGAAGGAGAAGCAGATGACTGGGAAGATGATTCATCAAATAGTGAGTCACTTCAGCAAGAATTCCACACTCAAAGCAGTGATGTGGATTTCCAGATAATGCAACGAAAACATACTAAAGAAGAACCATCTCTACATGAGTTTGGCAATATATCCCAGCCTCTTGTAGTTTCTTCGTCTCAGTCAAACGTCAGAAGGATGCCGAAATTGGTTTTTAAGATTAAGAAGCAAGAGGCTCCAGAGGATGTAAAACTCAAAGACAACAATCAGGCTGATTTTGTGTCCCCATCTTCTAGATGTCAAGATGCCACTCCAGATAACCAGATTATTAACAGCCCTGTGGATCCAGATTCCTCTTCGGCCAATTTGGTTGACCTGAACTTTTCAAGAAATCTCTTAGACAACGATTTGACAGATACTGGGAAAACTGAAAAGAATGGGAATTCTTTGGAAGCATCCGCAAGTTACCAGGATAGCAGAGTCAGATTGGGCGAGGTCAAGGTGCGCACACCAAAGCATAAAAGATCAGTAGACCCCATACCAATCGATGTAGCCACTGGGTCGCTTGCTAATTTTAATGCACATATAGAAGAGATGAATAATGTCCATCG GGTTGAGGAACGTACTGGAACACGTGCATTTGAGGATCTGGATGGTCTCAGAAGTAGAGAGCTTTCTCATACCGACGAGGCCCTTGTATCTTCATCATTTGATTCCTCAGCTTTGGGCGAGCACAAACAAAAAGGAATTGAGGGCTCTCTGGAGATACAGGAGCTTGGTAGAAGAAAGCACTCTGGTGAATCAAGGAATAATGCTTCTCTTAAATTTCCCGCAGAAAACTTAACAAGTTCTAGAGATTTAATCCCCGACGATTCTTCGAGCATGGATCCAAATTCAGATTTGGGGGTACTGAAAGTGGGTGAAGGTGCTGGCAGATCAACTTCTTTGAAGTTTGTTTGCAAGCACAGGATTAATTCAGAAGGTTCTGGTGGTAAGGTGGAAGAATATGCAACAAATATCAACGACCATCATGATTCAGGAATGGATCTCCCTGCAGCTGCAACCAATGCAATACGTGGAACAAGAACCTTAAAGATCAAAGAAACTTCATGGAAGGTGGACTCTATGAGCCATAGCCCTAAGTTGAGGTGGGGCCATCAAACAGTGGGGACATCAGAAGATGCAGAAGACTCCTCTGCCAAATTGTGCAAGGAGATTCATCAAAGACCAAGGTCTACGAGAGGTCGTCAGGGGGGTTCATGTACTGATTATGGCCAAAGTTCCTCAACCCGAAGCATGTTAGTTAACCCTGCTGGCAAGTTACCATGGCTGATGTTGTCGAAACATGAGGATGGTTACCGTTACATTCCTCAGCTCGGTGATGAAGTTGTATACCTGAGACAG GGCCATCAAGAGTATCTAAAACTAGTCAATAATTCAGAAGAGGGTCCTTGGGAATCAATTAAGGAAAACATCAAAGTTGCGGAGGTTTGCAAGGTTGAAAGCCTCGAATATGCTTCGCTGCCTGGTTCTGGGGAGAGTTGCTGTAAAATCAAACTTAAATTTGTAGACCCTTCTTCTGCTATCTTTGGAAAAGCGTTGAAGTTGACTTTGcctgaaattgattttaatgatttcatTGTTGAGAAAACGTGGTATGATGCTTCTATTAGAAGAAACTGGACCACTAGGGAGGAATGCGCGGTTTGGTGGAGGGATTCAATTTCAGATGGAGGTGGGACTTGGTGGGTAGGTCAAATTATTCGTTGTCAGCCCAAGTCACATGAGTTTCCCGACAGCCCTTGGTTAAGATATGAGGTTCGGTACGAGAATGATGATGAAACCCATTTGCATTGTCCTTGGGAATTGCGAGAACCGTCCATAGTAGATGATCCATCCTCATGCGAACAGCCCCATATTGATTCTGAAAGCAAAGAGAAGCTGCTGCGtaatttttataaattacaACAGAAG GACTTCCAAACAATCCAACAATTGAATCAAGCTGTTCAGAAGGCGGATTTCTGCAACAG CTTTCCAGTGCAATTGTACCCTGAACTAATCCAGTCGAGGTTAGAGAACGACTATTATAGAAGCTTGGAAGCTGTGAAGCATGATATAACGGTTATGCTGACAAATGCCCAGTATTACTTCaagagaaatgaattgcaagcgCGGATTAGGCACATCTCAAAGAGGTTTAAGAAGAAACTGTCAAAGTTGTAG
- the LOC126590687 gene encoding uncharacterized protein LOC126590687, with product MENRKKDDNVTDADPNNVMHHFQFAHAIAIAMGSKCPTTEWHSWKDVPENAKKAVMDELLCNYTLDDEPKEHLMKLMDDALEGGYNRWRYEVQHNG from the exons ATGGAGAATAGAAAAAAGGATGATAATGTGACCGATGCCGACCCAAATAATGTAATGCATCATTTTCAGTTCGCGCATGCAATTGCTATAGCCATGGGGAGCAAATGTCCTACTACTGAGTGGCATTCTTGGAAAGATGTGCCGGAGAATGCAAAGAAGGCGGTGATGGATGAACTATTA TGTAACTATACTCTTGATGATGAACCGAAGGAAcatttgatgaagttgatggatgATGCGTTGGAGGGAGGTTACAATAGGTGGCGTTATGAAGTCCAGCATAATGGATGA
- the LOC126589783 gene encoding uncharacterized protein LOC126589783 isoform X1 produces the protein MDPRKCTLSGGVTSLAMAPSSILNKLNEKAQFEKEERDTGHAIEAGVDIDIREVYFLIMHFLSLGPCQRTFEQFGNDLLEHQLLPRRYHAWFSRSGIGSDNSNEDATSFPLSYSNLVERYPHIERDHLVKLLKKLLLSIATPLHGKVGRSALNAADVPTLLGTGSFSLLDGDRNKENKRVKPLPAHLRWPYMQADQVHGLNLREIGGGFTKHHRAPSIRSACYAIAKPSTMVQKMNNKKKLRGHRNAVYCAIFDRSGRYVITGADDRLVKIWSMETALCLASCRGHEGDITDLAVSSNNALVASASNDFSIRVWRLPDGFPISVLQGHTGAVTAIAFSPRLSAVYQLLSSSDDGTCRIWDARSSPCPLRVYMPKPPETSTGKSNAFAITGSSSSNGPQSHQILCCAYNANGTVFVTGSSDTFARVWNALKSNTDNSEQPIHEMDVLAGHENDVNYVQFSGCVIPSKSSFSDSVKEETNGKFKNSWFCHNNIVTCSRDGSAIIWVPRSHKIHGKVGRWTRAYHLKVPPPPLPPQPPRGGPRQRFLPTPRGVNMIVWSLDNRFVLAAIMDCRICVWNAVDGSLVHSLTGHTASSYVLDVHPFNPRIAMSAGYDGQTIVWDIWEGVPIKIYELGHIKLVDGKFSADGTSIVLSDDVGQVYLINTGEGESQKDAEYDQFFLGDYRPLARDEFGYLIDQETQLSTYRRNLQDPLCDSSMIPYPEPYQSTYQQRRLGALGMEWRPSSMKFSVGVDINTGQDYMMPPLPDLERMIEPLPDFIDAMLWEPENEVVSEDTDSEYNVTDENSSEGEKGNISTSSSSDPDCSEEDGEAGCSHKDSLRRSRRKRPKVESFERHVKKRRVGEHDRVISGINRTKIKKGGRKVSKLKSSKAKTLRPQRVAARNARTVFSQNPGTSTEGEADDWEDDSSNSESLQQEFHTQSSDVDFQIMQRKHTKEEPSLHEFGNISQPLVVSSSQSNVRRMPKLVFKIKKQEAPEDVKLKDNNQADFVSPSSRCQDATPDNQIINSPVDPDSSSANLVDLNFSRNLLDNDLTDTGKTEKNGNSLEASASYQDSRVRLGEVKVRTPKHKRSVDPIPIDVATGSLANFNAHIEEMNNVHRYVNPESDCEQFCNHSKKGKENYGVVLPCRVEERTGTRAFEDLDGLRSRELSHTDEALVSSSFDSSALGEHKQKGIEGSLEIQELGRRKHSGESRNNASLKFPAENLTSSRDLIPDDSSSMDPNSDLGVLKVGEGAGRSTSLKFVCKHRINSEGSGGKVEEYATNINDHHDSGMDLPAAATNAIRGTRTLKIKETSWKVDSMSHSPKLRWGHQTVGTSEDAEDSSAKLCKEIHQRPRSTRGRQGGSCTDYGQSSSTRSMLVNPAGKLPWLMLSKHEDGYRYIPQLGDEVVYLRQGHQEYLKLVNNSEEGPWESIKENIKVAEVCKVESLEYASLPGSGESCCKIKLKFVDPSSAIFGKALKLTLPEIDFNDFIVEKTWYDASIRRNWTTREECAVWWRDSISDGGGTWWVGQIIRCQPKSHEFPDSPWLRYEVRYENDDETHLHCPWELREPSIVDDPSSCEQPHIDSESKEKLLRNFYKLQQKDFQTIQQLNQAVQKADFCNSFPVQLYPELIQSRLENDYYRSLEAVKHDITVMLTNAQYYFKRNELQARIRHISKRFKKKLSKL, from the exons ATGGATCCTCGGAAGTGTACTTTGTCTGGTGGTGTAACTTCTCTTGCCATGGCACCTTCAAGCATTTTAAATAAGTTGAATGAGAAGGCTCAGTTTGAAAAAGAAGAGAGGGATACAGGTCATGCTATCGAGGCTGGAGTCGATATAGACATTAGAGAGGTTTATTTTTTGATTATGCACTTTCTGTCACTTGGGCCATGTCAGAGGACTTTCGAACAGTTTGGGAATGATCTTCTGGAACATCAGCTTCTACCTAGAAGGTATCATGCTTGGTTTTCAAGGAGCGGAATAGGAAGTGACAATAGTAATGAGGATGCTACCTCTTTCCCATTGAGTTACAGCAACTTGGTTGAAAG GTATCCTCATATAGAGAGAGATCACTTGGTAAAGCTTCTAAAGAAACTGCTACTGAGTATAGCCACTCCATTGCATGGCAAGGTTGGAAGAAGTGCTCTGAATGCAGCTGATGTCCCTACATTACTGGGAACTGGTTCCTTCTCGCTTCTGGATG GTGATAGGAATAAGGAAAATAAGAGAGTTAAGCCCCTGCCAGCTCACCTGCGTTGGCCTTACATGCAGGCTGATCAAGTTCATGGGCTTAATTTAAGGGAAATTGGAGGAGGTTTCACAAAGCATCATCGAGCTCCATCCATTCGCTCTGCGTGTTATGCGATTGCTAAACCATCAACTATGGTGCAGAAGATGAACAACAAAAAGAAGCTACGGGGGCACCGTAATGCTGTTTACTGTG CCATTTTCGATCGGTCTGGGAGATATGTTATCACGGGTGCAGATGATCGGCTTGTGAAGATTTGGTCAATGGAAACTGCACTTTGCTTGGCTAGCTGTCGTGGACATGAA GGAGACATTACTGACTTGGCTGTAAGTTCGAACAATGCTTTGGTGGCATCTGCTTCAAATGACTTTTCCATTCGAGTT TGGCGTTTGCCAGATGGATTTCCAATTTCAGTTCTTCAGGGGCATACTGGAGCTGTGACTGCTATTGCATTTAGTCCCAGGCTTAGTGCTGTTTACCAGCTTTTATC GTCATCAGATGATGGGACTTGTCGAATATGGGATGCTAGGTCCTCCCCGTGCCCACTGCGAGTATACATGCCAAAACCTCCAGAGACTTCAACTG GGAAGAGCAATGCTTTTGCAATCACTGGATCCTCCTCGAGCAATGGTCCACAGAGCCATCAAATACTTTGTTGTGCTTACAACGCCAATGGAACTGTTTTTGTCACGGGTAGCTCTGACACTTTTGCAAGG GTCTGGAATGCTTTAAAATCTAATACTGATAACTCAGAACAACCAATACATGAGATGGATGTACTGGCTGGCCATGAGAATGACGTAAATTATGTTCAGTTCAG TGGTTGTGTCATTCCTTCAAAGTCTTCATTTTCTGACTCTGTCAAGGAGGAGACTAATGGGAAGTTCAAAAATTCCTG GTTTTGTCACAACAACATAGTTACCTGCTCTCGTGATGGCAGTGCCATTATATGGGTTCCAAGATCACACAAAATCCAT GGGAAAGTTGGACGTTGGACACGTGCATATCATCTAAAAGTTCCACCTCCCCCACTTCCTCCTCAGCCTCCTCGAGGAGGTCCACGTCAGAGATTTCTTCCCACCCCTCGTGGTGTTAACATGATTGTGTGGAGCCTGGATAACCGCTTTGTGCTTGCAGCTATCATGG ATTGCAGAATTTGTGTTTGGAATGCTGTTGATGGTAGCTTAGTACATTCTTTAACCGGTCACACTGCATCG tcttatgttttggatgtgcaTCCCTTCAATCCTCGAATTGCTATGAGTGCTGGGTATGATGGGCAAACAATAGTTTGGGAT ATATGGGAGGGCGTGCCTATTAAGATATACGAACTTGGACATATAAAATTGGTTGATGGGAAGTTTTCGGC GGATGGTACATCAATAGTACTTTCAGATGACGTTGGCCAAGTATATTTAATAAATACAGGAGAAGGCGAGTCTCAAAAAGATGCTGAATATGATCAG TTCTTCCTTGGGGATTATCGCCCCCTTGCACGGGATGAGTTTGGATACCTGATTGATCAG GAGACACAACTTTCCACTTACCGAAGGAATCTTCAAGATCCTCTATGTGATTCAA GTATGATACCATACCCAGAACCTTATCAGAGTACATACCAGCAACGACGACTTGGTGCTCTGGGCATGGAATGGCGTCCATCATCCATGAAATTTTCTGTTGGTGTGGACATCAATACTGGCCAGGATTATATGATGCCTCCTTTGCCAGATCTGGAAAGAATGATTGAACCACTACCAGATTTTATTGATGCCATGTTGTGGGAACCAGAAAATGAGGTTGTGAGTGAAGATACTGATTCGGAGTATAATGTTACTGATGAAAATTCCAGTGAAGGGGAGAAAGGAAATATTAGCACCAGTTCTTCTAGTGATCCAGACTGCAGCGAAGAAGACGGTGAAGCTGGATGCAGTCATAAGGACAGCCTTCGTCGATCAAGGAGAAAAAGACCAAAG GTTGAGTCTTTCGAGAGGCATGTCAAGAAAAGGAGAGTGGGTGAGCATGATCGCGTTATATCTGGGATTAAcagaactaaaataaaaaaaggtggCCGGAAAGTTTCGAAGTTGAAGTCTTCTAAAGCAAAGACATTGAGACCCCAGCGAGTGGCAGCACGCAATGCTCGAACTGTGTTTTCTCAGAACCCTGGGACATCCACAGAAGGAGAAGCAGATGACTGGGAAGATGATTCATCAAATAGTGAGTCACTTCAGCAAGAATTCCACACTCAAAGCAGTGATGTGGATTTCCAGATAATGCAACGAAAACATACTAAAGAAGAACCATCTCTACATGAGTTTGGCAATATATCCCAGCCTCTTGTAGTTTCTTCGTCTCAGTCAAACGTCAGAAGGATGCCGAAATTGGTTTTTAAGATTAAGAAGCAAGAGGCTCCAGAGGATGTAAAACTCAAAGACAACAATCAGGCTGATTTTGTGTCCCCATCTTCTAGATGTCAAGATGCCACTCCAGATAACCAGATTATTAACAGCCCTGTGGATCCAGATTCCTCTTCGGCCAATTTGGTTGACCTGAACTTTTCAAGAAATCTCTTAGACAACGATTTGACAGATACTGGGAAAACTGAAAAGAATGGGAATTCTTTGGAAGCATCCGCAAGTTACCAGGATAGCAGAGTCAGATTGGGCGAGGTCAAGGTGCGCACACCAAAGCATAAAAGATCAGTAGACCCCATACCAATCGATGTAGCCACTGGGTCGCTTGCTAATTTTAATGCACATATAGAAGAGATGAATAATGTCCATCGGTATGTTAATCCTGAGAGTGATTGTGAACAGTTTTGTAATCATtcaaaaaagggaaaagaaaattatggagttGTCTTGCCTTGCAGGGTTGAGGAACGTACTGGAACACGTGCATTTGAGGATCTGGATGGTCTCAGAAGTAGAGAGCTTTCTCATACCGACGAGGCCCTTGTATCTTCATCATTTGATTCCTCAGCTTTGGGCGAGCACAAACAAAAAGGAATTGAGGGCTCTCTGGAGATACAGGAGCTTGGTAGAAGAAAGCACTCTGGTGAATCAAGGAATAATGCTTCTCTTAAATTTCCCGCAGAAAACTTAACAAGTTCTAGAGATTTAATCCCCGACGATTCTTCGAGCATGGATCCAAATTCAGATTTGGGGGTACTGAAAGTGGGTGAAGGTGCTGGCAGATCAACTTCTTTGAAGTTTGTTTGCAAGCACAGGATTAATTCAGAAGGTTCTGGTGGTAAGGTGGAAGAATATGCAACAAATATCAACGACCATCATGATTCAGGAATGGATCTCCCTGCAGCTGCAACCAATGCAATACGTGGAACAAGAACCTTAAAGATCAAAGAAACTTCATGGAAGGTGGACTCTATGAGCCATAGCCCTAAGTTGAGGTGGGGCCATCAAACAGTGGGGACATCAGAAGATGCAGAAGACTCCTCTGCCAAATTGTGCAAGGAGATTCATCAAAGACCAAGGTCTACGAGAGGTCGTCAGGGGGGTTCATGTACTGATTATGGCCAAAGTTCCTCAACCCGAAGCATGTTAGTTAACCCTGCTGGCAAGTTACCATGGCTGATGTTGTCGAAACATGAGGATGGTTACCGTTACATTCCTCAGCTCGGTGATGAAGTTGTATACCTGAGACAG GGCCATCAAGAGTATCTAAAACTAGTCAATAATTCAGAAGAGGGTCCTTGGGAATCAATTAAGGAAAACATCAAAGTTGCGGAGGTTTGCAAGGTTGAAAGCCTCGAATATGCTTCGCTGCCTGGTTCTGGGGAGAGTTGCTGTAAAATCAAACTTAAATTTGTAGACCCTTCTTCTGCTATCTTTGGAAAAGCGTTGAAGTTGACTTTGcctgaaattgattttaatgatttcatTGTTGAGAAAACGTGGTATGATGCTTCTATTAGAAGAAACTGGACCACTAGGGAGGAATGCGCGGTTTGGTGGAGGGATTCAATTTCAGATGGAGGTGGGACTTGGTGGGTAGGTCAAATTATTCGTTGTCAGCCCAAGTCACATGAGTTTCCCGACAGCCCTTGGTTAAGATATGAGGTTCGGTACGAGAATGATGATGAAACCCATTTGCATTGTCCTTGGGAATTGCGAGAACCGTCCATAGTAGATGATCCATCCTCATGCGAACAGCCCCATATTGATTCTGAAAGCAAAGAGAAGCTGCTGCGtaatttttataaattacaACAGAAG GACTTCCAAACAATCCAACAATTGAATCAAGCTGTTCAGAAGGCGGATTTCTGCAACAG CTTTCCAGTGCAATTGTACCCTGAACTAATCCAGTCGAGGTTAGAGAACGACTATTATAGAAGCTTGGAAGCTGTGAAGCATGATATAACGGTTATGCTGACAAATGCCCAGTATTACTTCaagagaaatgaattgcaagcgCGGATTAGGCACATCTCAAAGAGGTTTAAGAAGAAACTGTCAAAGTTGTAG